One window from the genome of Glycine soja cultivar W05 chromosome 12, ASM419377v2, whole genome shotgun sequence encodes:
- the LOC114379061 gene encoding probable bifunctional methylthioribulose-1-phosphate dehydratase/enolase-phosphatase E1, translated as MEMIKGIKGHGYYDELVVPIIENTAYEYELTEALAKAIEAYTKTTAVLVRNHGIYVWGDSWISAKTLVCVNCLSTRREWNHIKKSCLFELSAQKF; from the exons ATGGAAATGATAAAAGGAATCAAGGGGCATGGTTATTATGATGAACTTGTGGTCCCCATAATAGAGAACACAGCCTACGAATATGAGCTCACAGAAGCTCTAGCTAAAGCT ATTGAAGCCTACACTAAAACTACAGCAGTTCTTGTACGTAACCATGGAATATATGTTTGGGGAGACTCGTGGATCAGTGCTAAAACTCTGGTTTGTGTAAATTGTTTGTCCACAAGAAGGGAATGGaatcacataaaaaaatcatgtttattTGAACTTTCTGCTCAGAAGTTCTAG